A genome region from Equus caballus isolate H_3958 breed thoroughbred chromosome 19, TB-T2T, whole genome shotgun sequence includes the following:
- the OR2T84 gene encoding olfactory receptor family 2 subfamily T member 84, which translates to MDNTMLVANNTKWSDFILMGFFSESKHPVLLSVVIFVVFLMTLFGNTILILLVYSQAHLHTPMYFFISRLSLMDMMYISVTVPKMLMDQVMGVNEISAPECEMQMFLYLSLVGSECFLLAAMAYDRYVAICHPLHYPILTNHRVCLLLVSCCWFLGSVDGFMLTPVTMTFPFCRSREIHHFFCEVPALMKLSCSDTSLYEMLMYLCCVLMLLIPVIVISSSYTFILLTIHRMNSAEGWKKALTTCSSHMMVVTLFYVAPVYTYMFPSSYHTPEKDMVVSVFFTIITPFLTL; encoded by the coding sequence ATGGACAACACCATGTTGGTGGCCAACAACAccaaatggtcagatttcattCTGATGGGATTCTTCAGTGAATCCAAGCACCCAGTTCTGCTTTCTgtggtcatttttgtggttttcctgatgaccttgtttggaaacacCATCCTGATCCTTCTGGTATACTCTCAagcccacctccacacccccatgtactttttcatCAGTCGACTGTCTCTCATGGACATGATGTACATTTCTGTCACCGTCCCCAAGATGCTGATGGACCAGGTCATGGGTGTGAATGAGATCTCAGCCCCTGAATGTGAGATGCAAATGTTTCTGTATCTGTCACTAGTAGGTTCAGAATGTTTCCTTCtagctgccatggcctatgatcgctatgtggccatctgtcatCCACTCCATTATCCTATTCTCACGAACCACAGGGTATGTCTGCTTTTGGTGTCTTGCTGCTGGTTCCTAGGGTCAGTGGATGGCTTCATGCTCACACCTGTCACCATGACCTTCCCCTTCTGCAGGTCCCGGGAgatccatcatttcttctgtgaggtccCTGCTTTAAtgaagctctcctgctcagatacCTCTCTCTATGAGATGCTCATGTACCTGTGCTGTGTACTCATGCTCCTCATCCCAGTGATAGTCATTTCAAGCTCCTATACTTTTATCCTCCTCACCATCCACAGGATGAACTCAGCAGAGGGGTGGAAGAAGGCCTTAACCACTTGTTCTTCACATATGATGGTGGTCACCCTCTTTTATGTGGCTCCGGTCTACACCTACATGTTCCCCAGCTCCTACCACACACCTGAGAAGGATATGGTTGTATCTGTATTTTTCACCATAATCACTCCTTTTCTAACCCTTTAA